CCCGATTGTCTTGGAGTTGATAAAGATGCCCACGTGTTTATCTTCCTTCGGTTGTTTATATCTCTGTTGGTCTTCTTGGAGCACAAGCCTGCACACAAACGAAACAGCCATCGTACATACCTTGGCGTATCTCGGCCAGCTAGGATGTAGTGTACAGCCACCACGTATTCGGGTACGTATACTTGGCTGCGGACCAGTATGCAAGTATTCGGGGACGTTTATGTACGCCGACGGTCCGGGCGTACGAATTTGTTAGTGACGTACGCGTTGGCGGCACCGAGACCTAACGCATCCGCCACGTCCcggtgcatgcatgcattgctGTCTATAGGTCCTGATGCATGCATTGCAAGCTAATGCACGCATGAGCCACAAAGTACCGATCGGCCCTTCGATGCATCAGTCTAGCCTCATATGTATATACGCATGGATGGCTATTTGGAATTTAAACGTGTATTCCATACGTACTTGAGCACTCCTTGCTTCAAGTGTACTTGAAATATTTTTATTATTACAAATTACCATCAAACACTTGGTGCACCAAAAAATCCATGTCGGTGTCGATGAACTGGCAACTAGACATGTAGCAGGTTCTAGAGGGAGAAATTAGCGATGGCCAATCCATGACTAGGAACGAGGTGGACATGTAAGAACGCAGTCTTCTTTTTTATTTGCTGATGTGTGTTGCACTTGGCGCTGATGTGTGTTGCACTTGCAACCCCTGCAAACACGCAGTGCGTTTCAGTGGATGGCAGGCCATTCACCACAATGTCAGCATCCCAGACCGCTTCCTGCAGGTTGGTGACCACCTTCAACGGGCAGAGGGGCGTGTCGACCATGTTCAAACAGAACCCATCCCTCAAGATCTCATCGGCGTACAGGGTCCGGTCTCCCAGCCGTGCGTCAACGTACTCGAGGTAGGCGCAGCGGCGGATGAGGCGCCTCAGCATGTCCTCCCTGGAGTTGATCACGTCGAAGAGATGCTCGGCAGTGGACCGGTCCACAGCCCGCCCCGGCCGGCGCCACACCCGTATGTGCACCTTCTCCCTGAAGTGTCCGTAGGCGTCCTGCAGCAGAGCAGCAAAGACGCTGCCCCAGGCGCCAGCGCCGATGCTGATGATCTTGAGCAGGTCACTGTCGGACTTGCCGAGCAGCTGGTGCAGCTCTTAACGACTTTTCTACATAATATTATTTTCAAAACCAACTAGTGCTAAATTAAATACCAATTTTACAATCTTCTAGCGCCAACACGGGAAAATATTCTATACGACCGGGTCATTAACTTCATCAAGTAAGACTTCTTCCAATACTTGCGTCGTGTCTTCACGAATCAAAAAACACTTGGTTCCAATAGACGGGAAATAGCACACGTGGCGACGCACGGGGAAACGACGAGGTGGCCCTGTCCGTTTTGGTTGTACTTGGATTTCGCACATTCGCAAATGGCTGGGGAAACAATCCTTCATGGACAGGGTCTCATGCCATTAGAAACAAGTCGCTCAAGAAAGTTATAGGTGATGATTGTTGTCAAGGGAAATAGGAACTCAATATGAACATAACCATTTGCAAACGGCTGAGGAAAAAATATCTCAAATAGTTCGTTTAACTTCTGGTCTGCAATTGGTGTCTGAGTCGTGTTGGTTGTTCCGAGTGACCGCAGGATTTGTGCCCATCATATTCGGTGTATGACGCCCAAGTGACCCAAGAATTTGTGTTTGGTCTCTCTGTTTAGATATCCTGTGGGGTTGGTGAATATGAAAATCCGCAGCCATGTCAGCGGTTTATGAGTTCTTTCTTAATTACCGGGTTCATCAGCGCACAAACAGAAGCATGAACATGGTGGTAGTCGCTTTCGTATGGTGTTGGTATAGGTGGTCCTGGCAAAATTCATACAGAAGGGGCAGTTCATCCAGTGCCATCGGGGGTTCGTCCCAACAACACAAGCGAACCCGACAAGGCAAACATGAGACGCAATATGAGCGTAATTATCTGCAAAAACAgtttagaaaaaaaatcatatacTTCGCTCACATACGGAAACAATATCCGAGAGCTACCGATATAACAACTATGCTTAAATAGAAGTGGGAATGCAAATATGAATATAGATTCACAATAATGGGGATTGTAGTtggtatcttcaaacagttcacGTAACTTCTATATTTTATTTGCACGTCCGGCTGGACGATCATCTGCACAGTCTCTCTGGTACGCATACCCCGGCGAGTTGAATGACCCTGATGGGCCAGCACGTGCCTCGGTAGCGCGAACCAACGAATCAACCACGGAGAGGATCGACCAGGACTAGTTTGGACGGAGCACATGTAGTTAGAAGTATGATTATGTTTAAGTATGAGATTAAGAGTTAGAGAAAGAATATATTAAATCATGTATGACCTGTGCTCTACTCTAAGTCTCTCTTTTTTACATGTACTTCTACATATACCCTACACAATGGCCAGGGTCAAATGAATAAGAGGTGACGACCGATTAAACAACACACAATCGCAAAGCCCAACTACTTTTTACCCTAATTTTATCTCTCTCCCTTGTCCGTTCTCTCTCGTTCTTCATGTTGAAGGGCAGCGATCCTCGAGGCTCTAGGGGCGGGCGaaccgacctagggcagcccatagctgTCGTGGGCCGAGACGGGTTTCCCAGGCGCGTGGGGTTTCAAGTCCTGAAAAGCACCCGCCGGATTTCTAGCGTACGCGGTTTCGGaagggtctccttcgacgtgagctgtgctgcatcaccctcggcgttggaggtacacagtgacgtgttcgtgtgcgaacaatAGTCTCGCTAAGCATACTTTATGACTTTCTTTTGGACGCCACGTGTGGCACCATGACACTCAAGTCCTAAATTGTATCCCAATGTATTTCGACTATGATCAATAAATAAAATGTGTTTAGACTAAAAAATCCAATATGAACTAGGATTCAGGAAGTAGGCTTGTATCCGGAACGGACGAGCACCCAATCAGACTAGAATCGATACAGAGGCATATGCTCCTTTTCTATGACCTGCGATTCATTATATATACGCCGGGGGCGGGGCGGCCGTAAGGACACACAGATCGCTCCGTGGCAGCCGTCTTGGAGGAAAGAATCACGAGGGCGTCCGTGGCCATGGCAGTCTCGGACGACATGGTCCTGGAGATCCTGGCGTGCCTCAATGACGGCGCCACCCTCCTCCGCTGCACAACTGTCTGTAAGCAATGGCGCCGCCTCGTAGCCGATCCAGCCATCGACCGAAGGAAGTTGCTGCCGGACAAGGTGATCCAGGAGATCCTCGTCCGCGTCAATGATGCAGCCACCCTATTCCGTTGTGCCATGGCATGTAAGCGGTGGCGTGGCTTGGTTGCCAATCTCTCCTTCGTCCGCCCCTGCTGGCCGGATTCACCAGCTTTGTGAATTAATTGGCAAGGCCTTCTGGTTTATTGGCTTCGTCTACCAGATACTAGATACATCGTGCAAGTGTCATACCTGCAGCGTGGATAGACTCATAGTAAACACCTTGACGTCTCTGCATGTGTTTTTATGTCATTCTGCTAGAATTTCGTCACATGCAAGTTAAAATTAAGGAATTTTCTTTCCTTTCCAAACATTAATAATTTTAAATAATAATTGGAGCACAACATTGATACTGATTGATAAACAGCTCCTACATATACCTATACCTATACCTACGTTTAACTAGTAGAATGCTCGTGTGTTACTACGGGTTACAATGCATATATATTTGAGTGAAGCAACAACCTTCGTATAAACCTATATATCTCCATCttttttttagagaaaaggcTAGGCCGAGCCTAAAAAAGGCTCGAACCTTACCCGACTTTAAAATAACAAAGTCATCAAACGGACAGGAGATTACAATCAACATCTTAAAGAGGAAAAGCAAAATAAACAGCGACATATACAATGAGCTGTGCCAACATCTAATATCCTCGATCCGCACTACAAGCAAAGATCTAAAAACTAAGGTACTAAGAAgtttgaagaagaagaagctctCCAATCCGACCAAGCCACTGCCCAGGGCATCAGCACGACCATGTCGACATGAAGCAGTCAGCAGGTGCGAAGGCACATCCACTCacccttcctccctctctctctctctctcataaaGTTTCTTAACTAAATTTAGTTTAACTCAGCATCACCCTCTTTTTCTTTATTTCAACCCATATATTTAAATTTTCTATATTTTATAAAAAGACATTATTTTACAACACCCTCCATCTTATTCCTCAGCCAAATAGGCAACCAATATCGGTGTGCGGGCTTTTGACGGGCTACACAcaaaaaaaaaatcatgcatTTCTAATAGTTAACAGTGTTTGTACTGTTCATCAGTTTTAAAATCACGATTTTGTATTTTTTTGTGTAGCTCTCACCAGAATGTATATCATCTTCAAAAAGTGCACACATGTACAATACACCCATACAAACATGTCTGacttttttcagaattttttgaacttCAAAATagaatttattattatttttgtccAAAATAACAATCTCAAAATAACAATCTCCATGAGGTCGCCCGCCATTGTCATTTTCTGACCAATATCGCTTGTTCGTCCCAAATTGAAAAACAGCTGCCCCTGCATTGTAAGAGATCGCACCCAACAATCCACCATGCATGACACCGTCCAGACGCACCAAATGGCTTGCACCTCA
The Aegilops tauschii subsp. strangulata cultivar AL8/78 chromosome 3, Aet v6.0, whole genome shotgun sequence genome window above contains:
- the LOC109764507 gene encoding probable glycerol-3-phosphate dehydrogenase [NAD(+)] 1, cytosolic is translated as MATDALVILSSKTAATERSIITLILRLMFALSELHQLLGKSDSDLLKIISIGAGAWGSVFAALLQDAYGHFREKVHIRVWRRPGRAVDRSTAEHLFDVINSREDMLRRLIRRCAYLEYVDARLGDRTLYADEILRDGFCLNMVDTPLCPLKVVTNLQEAVWDADIVVNGLPSTETHCVFAGVASATHISAKCNTHQQIKKKTAFLHVHLVPSHGLAIANFSL